Sequence from the Chloroflexota bacterium genome:
TTGAAAACCTGTCAGGTCTCTCTCACGGTCACCTGACAATCTCTGGGGGGAAATGCTCCAATTCCAACGTGTCACCATCGCAAAAGAGCAAAGCGCGCTCGATGGCATTGCGCAGTTCGCGGATGTTGCCGGGCCAATCGTAGGCTTCCAAAGCCTGCAACACCCGGGGGTTGACATCACGCACTTGCTTGCCCATGCGCGGCGCCAACTGCCGCACGAAAAATCCCACCAGCGCCGGGATGTCTTCCCGGCGTTCTCGTAGCGGCGGCAAGCGCAATTCCAGCACTTTGAGGCGGTAATAAAGATCTTCGCGGAATTTGCCTGCTGCGATCATTTCTTGCAAGTCACGATTGGAAGCCGCCAACACTTGCACATCTACCGGAATCCACTTGGTGCCCCCCATGCGGCGGATGACGCGTTCTTCCAGGGCGCGCAGCAGTTTAGCCTGCATATCCAGCGGCAGAGAAGCAATTTCGTCGAGGAACAACACACCCCCGTCAGCCACTTCCATCAGACCGGGCTTGCGCTTTGTCGCGCCGGTAAAGGCGCCGGCTTCGTAGCCAAACAATTCCGATTCCAGCATGGTATCGGGCACCGCCGCGCAGTTGATGGGCACGAAAGGTTTATCGGCACGCGGCCCGCTCTCGTGGATGTAGCGCGCCAGCACTTCCTTGCCGGTACCCGTTTCCCCTGTAATGAGCACTGTCGCCGAAACTTCCGCAGCCCGCTGGGCTTGCGCCAGCAAAGCCTGCATCGCTGGACTGGTGCCCGCCACAAAATTCGTGGCCTGCTGCTGCCGCCAGAGCGCCAATTCCCGCCGCATGGCGACAATTTCTTCCAAACGCTTGAGCGATTGCAAAAGCCGCTTGAATTTGATGGGCTTCTGCAGAAAATCATAAGCCCCGCCGCGCATGGCTTCCACAGCCGTTTCAATGCTGCCATAGCCGGTAATCACAATCACCGGGGGGCGGTTCGGCCAATCGGCAATTTCATCCAAAAGCGTCAGACCATAAGCATCGGGCAGTTGAATATCGAGCAACACAATGTCGCCTTGCCCACGTTGCAACGCCTGAATGGCTTCGGCATAAGTCGCTGCTTCGGTCACTTCATAACCTTGCTGCTGCAGGAACGCCGCGATGTATTGCCGTGCGTGAAGTTCGTCTTCTACGATAAGCACGTTGTAAGCCATGATCAACCCTTCTCCACTGCGCGTAATCGCACGCGGAACACCGTCCCCCCGCCCGGATAGCTAAACGCCTCGATGTTACCGCGATGTGCTGTAACGAGTTGTTTGGTGATGGAAAGCCCCAGGCCAAAACCATCTTTTCGGGTGGTGTAAAAAGGCTCAAAAATGTGCCGGGCTACTTCATCGGTAAACCCAGGCCCATTATCGGTCACTGCAACTTCGACCCACCCGACGCCATTTTCAGAAGTCGCGCGACTTACTTTGATGCCTACAAAACGCTCTCCCGGCTGGTCCCTGACGGCCTTGATCGCGTTGTCGATCAGGTTCACGAAAATCTGCTCCAAAGAAAGCCGATCGCCCAAGGCCGGTGGGACGTCTCGCGCCACGTAAAACGTGGTTTCAATGCGATAGCGCTTAAAGCGCCGCTCCCAACGGCGCAAAAGGCTTTCCACCAACGCCCCAACGTCCAATGGTTTGAGGTGCAGGGTACGAGTACGGCTGTATTCCAACAAATGCTTCACAAGGTGGTCCAAACGTTCCACGTCTTGCTGCAAAGCGGCTACCGTTTGATGTTCTGAAGCATCTTCGGCCAGCGAAAACGCCAACCACTCCAGGCCCGTGCTGATGCTGTTGAGCGGGTCACGCACCTCATGAGCGAAACTTGCCAGCACGTCTCCCAACATAGCCCGCCACATCAACCGCTGGGTTTGCAAGCGATATTGCTCTTCCTTGCTCAAGTCTTGGAGCAACACTACCAGCCCCTGCGGTCGGTCGTCGCCATCGGGAACGCACGGCACCAAGCGCACTTCCACGGGGAATTCGGCACCGTCGCGGCGCAACAAATGAGCGCCTATGGCCTGCGGCTGGTTCAATGCCAAAGCATGCCGCGCTGCGGTTTCCAAAGCAACCTCACCCACCAGCAAATCCGCGAAAGCCGCGCCTATAATTTCCTTCTGCTCATAGCCCAGCAACGCTTCCGCGGCGTGGCTGAGGCCGCGCAGGCGCAATTCGTCGTCAAAGATCAAAATGCCCTCATAGGCATGTTGCAACAGCACCCGCGTGACCCCCCATACCTGTCGGGCTCGCAATTCCTCTTCTCGCGCCCGGTGGCTGTGCAAACGACAAAGCATCACCTGACGCAACCCACGCGCCAAGATTGCCACCCTGCGCAACATACCCGCAGGCGGCTGCTGCACATACCCAAACACCACAAACCCTTCCAAAGCCTGCCCCTGTCCTAACGGCGCTGCAATGATGTAAGGTGCTTCGGCTGTGCGCACCACCGCGTGCAATGCCGTAGCGGCCACTTCTGTAGGGCCAAAACGGTGAGGCTGCTTAAACTGTTCGCTATCTTGCAGGGGTAAAATCAGCGGCAACTCAGGGGCAGCCCCTACTCTGCTGCGCAACCGATACGCCGGCGACTCCAGAAGATACAAAGCCCCCCACGCCGATTGCACAATACGGCTAATTTCCATCAAAAGCCGCTCCAGCATGGCGTCGGGGTCGTCGTCTTCCAAGCCTTCCACGCTTTGACGAATCACCCGCTCGAGCACACTTTCCCTCACCTCAACCTTTTCCCCCCGCCCGGCAGGAAGGGTAAAAGTCACCAGCCAAAGATCCCCCTTTTCACCCAACCTGCTTGCCTCACAACTAATCTGTCGGCTGCTGCCATCACGCCGCTGCAAAAAAGTGACGATTTCCCGCCCTTCGAGTTCCGCCAGCATTTCCCACGAGATTTCGGGGAAAAGTTGCTCCCATCCCAGGCGGCTCAACCCCTCGCGCGAATAACCACTCTGGCGACTGGCCTCAAGGTTGCCAGCCACGATACGAGAGCCTCGTCCAGCCACCAGAATGGCGGGCAGCCCGACGTGTTCCAGCAAGGCGACCAGGGCCGGGGGCACACCCGCTGGGGAAGACAGCAGACGCATCACCATGCAGCACCTTGCCCTTCCGCCCGGCGCTGGTAGGCAGGCGGAATGTGTTCAATGGCACGATATTTTGCCACAGTGCGGCGCGCCACAGGGAAGCCCAGCGCCTTGAGTTGCCGCGCCAACTCGGCGTCGCTTTGCGGGCGGCCTTCGGAAGCCACCAACCGCCGCAGCGCAGCCCGGACGGGCAAACTGGTATCGAAAAAGCGAGCCAGCGGAATCACTTTACCGCTGGGCAATTGTACCAGTTTCCCCGCCACGGCCCGCGACATGGTCGATTCGCTCACACCCAACCGCTCGGCCATGCGGGCACGCGTCATCGGCTTGAGGTGTTCATCGCCGTGCACGATGAACTCGCGCTGCTCACGCGTCAGCAGGCGCATCAGCCGCAACATGGTGTTCTCCCGCTGACGCAGGCTCTTGACCACCAGCGCTGCCCGTTCAACCTGTTCACGCAGCGCTTCCCCCGCCGCCCCCATGCGACGCGCCGTTTCGCGAAAAAGCGGGTTGACCCGCAAATGCCCTTGCAACGGCGCAAGCACCTCGACCACCAGCGGCCCCCGAGGGTCGTGGTTGTGGAACGAGATGATGACGTCGGGCATCGCCGTGGGGGGCGGCGGTGGGGTCATTCCCATCCGGCGATTGCCCCACGCTGCTCGCGCGGGGTAAGGGTTGAGATGCTGCGCGATATAGGCCATCGCCTCGGCCACCACATCCTCTTCCAACCCCAACAGCGCGGCCAGGGCTTCCCCGCCTTCCTCAGCCCAGGTTTCCAGGCCACGCGGATGCTCCAACACGGCAAAAACCGCCGCGGGCACGGCTTCTCCTTCAGCAGCCAAATAGCGCACCTGGGCCAGCAAGGCTTCCCGCGGCGAGGGCGCGCCCACCCCCACAGGGTCAGCGGCTTCCATCACCGCGAGCACGGCTTCCACCTGCGCCGGCGCAACCCGCAAAGCATACGCTGCTTGCGGCACACTCATGCTCAACAAGCCATCATCGTTCAAATTGGCAAGCAGGAAAGCCGCAATGCGCCGCGCAGCAGGGTCGGGCAAATCGGGGGAAATCTGGCGGGCGACATAGGTGGGCAGGTCCACGTGCTGGGCCAGCGCCACTTCTTCCGGGTCAGGAGCATCCTCATCGCGCCAGGGCAGCGGGGTGGCATGGTCTTCTGGCGGCGAGACAAACACAATGGGCTCAGCAGGGTCGGCTGCCACAGGACGGCTGCAACGAGGGCATTGCCCGGCCACCAACGGCGTATGGCAACGCGAGCAGCGCCGCCTGCCATCCTCCACAATTTCCAGTGCTGGATTGGCAGCCACCTCAGCGCGCAACGCCTCCGCCAGATCGGCCAACGGTTGGACGAGAAATTGCATCGTCTGCGCCAACACCGCGTTGGGCAGGTGGCGTTGCGTTTGGGTAAAAGCAGGGGCAAACTGAAGGTGCGGCATGAGGACTCCCGACAATCTGCAAAGAGTATAGCACAAGGTAGCAAGATTTGTGCCAGGTTAGTCGGATAGTCAGCGTAGTCACGTCGTCGCGGAAGTCAGGGGGGTGCACCCTGCATCTTGCATCTTGCATCTTGCATCCTGCATCCTGCCTCCCCGCAAAGCCCACTCTTTGTTACAATACGTTTCCACTCCCCTTCTCAGGAGCATTCCTCATGCCTTCTGCACCTGAACTCATCGTCGTCGGCGGGGGGCTGGCGGGCAGCGAAGCCGCCTGGCAGGCCGCCGAACGCGGTGTGCATGTCACGCTTTACGAAATGCGCCCGAAAACCACCACCGGCGCACACACCACCGACCGCCTGGCCGAACTGGTGTGCTCCAACTCCCTCGGCTCCAACCTCCCCGACCGCGCCGCGGGCGTACTCAAAGAAGAACTGCGCCGCATGGGTTCGCTGCTCATGCGCATTGCCGACGAAAGCGCCGTGCCCGCAGGCGGCGCGCTGGCCGTGGACCGCGAAACCTTCGCCCAAAAAGTCACCGCAGCGCTGGAAGCCCACCCCAATATCACCATCGTGCGGGAAGAAGTCACCGAAATCCCATCCGAACCAGCCATCATCGCTTCCGGCCCCTTGACCTCCGAGCGCCTTTCACACGGCATCGCCAAACTCACCGGCCAGGAGCACCTCTATTTCTACGACGCCATCGCGCCCATCGTGGTTGCGGAAAGCATCAACATGAGCATCTGCTTCCGTGCCTCGCGCTATGGCCGCGGCGAGCAGCAGGAAGGCGACTACATCAACTGCCCGATGAACCGCGCAGAATACGGCGCGTTCGTGGAAGCCCTGACCACCGCAGAGCGCATCGACCTGCACGCGTTCGAAAAGCCCACGCTGGAAAGCGGCGCGGGCGTGCGTGCGGGCAAGGGCAAATTCTTCGAAGGCTGCCTGCCCATTGAAGTGCTTGCCCGCCGCGGCCACGACGCCCTGGCCTTTGGCCCCATGCGCCCTGTGGGGCTGACCGACCCGCGCACCGGCAAACGCCCCTACGCCGTGGTGCAACTGCGGCAAGACAACCTCGCCGGCACGCTCTACAATATGGTGGGCTTCCAGACCAACCTCAAATTTGGCGAACAGCGCCGGGTCTTCCGCATGATTCCCGGGCTGGAAAACGCCGAATTCGCCCGCTACGGTCAGATGCACCGCAACACTTTCC
This genomic interval carries:
- a CDS encoding sigma-54-dependent Fis family transcriptional regulator, giving the protein MAYNVLIVEDELHARQYIAAFLQQQGYEVTEAATYAEAIQALQRGQGDIVLLDIQLPDAYGLTLLDEIADWPNRPPVIVITGYGSIETAVEAMRGGAYDFLQKPIKFKRLLQSLKRLEEIVAMRRELALWRQQQATNFVAGTSPAMQALLAQAQRAAEVSATVLITGETGTGKEVLARYIHESGPRADKPFVPINCAAVPDTMLESELFGYEAGAFTGATKRKPGLMEVADGGVLFLDEIASLPLDMQAKLLRALEERVIRRMGGTKWIPVDVQVLAASNRDLQEMIAAGKFREDLYYRLKVLELRLPPLRERREDIPALVGFFVRQLAPRMGKQVRDVNPRVLQALEAYDWPGNIRELRNAIERALLFCDGDTLELEHFPPEIVR
- a CDS encoding PAS domain S-box protein translates to MVMRLLSSPAGVPPALVALLEHVGLPAILVAGRGSRIVAGNLEASRQSGYSREGLSRLGWEQLFPEISWEMLAELEGREIVTFLQRRDGSSRQISCEASRLGEKGDLWLVTFTLPAGRGEKVEVRESVLERVIRQSVEGLEDDDPDAMLERLLMEISRIVQSAWGALYLLESPAYRLRSRVGAAPELPLILPLQDSEQFKQPHRFGPTEVAATALHAVVRTAEAPYIIAAPLGQGQALEGFVVFGYVQQPPAGMLRRVAILARGLRQVMLCRLHSHRAREEELRARQVWGVTRVLLQHAYEGILIFDDELRLRGLSHAAEALLGYEQKEIIGAAFADLLVGEVALETAARHALALNQPQAIGAHLLRRDGAEFPVEVRLVPCVPDGDDRPQGLVVLLQDLSKEEQYRLQTQRLMWRAMLGDVLASFAHEVRDPLNSISTGLEWLAFSLAEDASEHQTVAALQQDVERLDHLVKHLLEYSRTRTLHLKPLDVGALVESLLRRWERRFKRYRIETTFYVARDVPPALGDRLSLEQIFVNLIDNAIKAVRDQPGERFVGIKVSRATSENGVGWVEVAVTDNGPGFTDEVARHIFEPFYTTRKDGFGLGLSITKQLVTAHRGNIEAFSYPGGGTVFRVRLRAVEKG
- a CDS encoding methylenetetrahydrofolate--tRNA-(uracil(54)-C(5))-methyltransferase (FADH(2)-oxidizing) TrmFO translates to MPSAPELIVVGGGLAGSEAAWQAAERGVHVTLYEMRPKTTTGAHTTDRLAELVCSNSLGSNLPDRAAGVLKEELRRMGSLLMRIADESAVPAGGALAVDRETFAQKVTAALEAHPNITIVREEVTEIPSEPAIIASGPLTSERLSHGIAKLTGQEHLYFYDAIAPIVVAESINMSICFRASRYGRGEQQEGDYINCPMNRAEYGAFVEALTTAERIDLHAFEKPTLESGAGVRAGKGKFFEGCLPIEVLARRGHDALAFGPMRPVGLTDPRTGKRPYAVVQLRQDNLAGTLYNMVGFQTNLKFGEQRRVFRMIPGLENAEFARYGQMHRNTFLFSPALLRPTLQFHARDDLFFAGQITGVEGYVGNIATGLLAGWNAARVLHGQPPLVLPQETMLGALCHYITHASEADFQPMKANYGILPPLSRRIRNKRERYAAYARRALEALDGFLAQAR